From one Bacteroides fragilis NCTC 9343 genomic stretch:
- a CDS encoding DUF4468 domain-containing protein, with amino-acid sequence MKRILLFLLACCPMLLCAQEDNSKYLAGAVPVVNGKVIFTEVIQASDMSKRQIYDALLKWAEKRFTPSKGQKGRVAYFDEKKGQIACLGEEYLQLSATNSFFLDRATIKYRLVINCLDGSCKMEMYNISYFHGDDTEMEAEDWITDETGLNKAKTKVVAKYGKLRIKTIDLFDDLTEQVTKTLGGAKSEVPLLAKEPKVTPEVFDRELPKAVEQGAMAGYKHIPADKIPGNIIKMLSEDWMLITAGTEDKYNMMTASWGGLGYLYNKPVSFCFIYPTRYTYQLMEKNDTYTISFYTETYRDALKYCGSHSGEDVDKVKGAGLTPLTTPSGSKAFSEAWMIIECKKMLSQPITPGAFDTPELKEAWKDKSLHTMYIGEIMNVWVK; translated from the coding sequence ATGAAGAGAATTTTATTGTTCCTTTTGGCCTGTTGTCCTATGCTTCTTTGTGCACAGGAAGATAACAGTAAGTATCTGGCCGGTGCAGTGCCCGTAGTCAACGGAAAAGTCATTTTTACAGAAGTAATTCAAGCTTCCGATATGTCGAAACGGCAGATCTATGATGCTTTGTTAAAATGGGCAGAGAAGCGTTTTACACCTTCAAAAGGACAGAAGGGGAGAGTCGCCTATTTTGATGAGAAAAAAGGGCAGATTGCATGTTTGGGTGAAGAGTATTTGCAACTTTCGGCAACGAATAGCTTCTTCTTGGATCGTGCTACTATTAAATACCGGCTGGTGATTAACTGCCTGGACGGTTCCTGTAAGATGGAGATGTACAACATTTCTTATTTTCATGGTGATGATACAGAGATGGAGGCGGAAGATTGGATCACGGATGAGACCGGATTGAATAAAGCCAAAACGAAAGTGGTTGCCAAATATGGAAAACTCCGTATCAAAACAATCGATCTGTTTGATGACTTGACGGAGCAGGTTACGAAAACGCTGGGAGGAGCAAAATCAGAGGTTCCTCTATTGGCAAAAGAACCTAAAGTTACTCCAGAAGTGTTCGATCGGGAACTTCCAAAGGCTGTGGAGCAGGGAGCTATGGCAGGGTATAAACATATTCCTGCTGATAAGATTCCGGGTAATATCATTAAAATGCTCTCTGAAGATTGGATGTTGATTACAGCCGGTACGGAAGATAAATACAACATGATGACAGCCAGCTGGGGCGGACTGGGGTATCTCTATAATAAGCCGGTTTCATTCTGTTTTATTTATCCTACACGCTATACTTATCAATTGATGGAAAAGAATGATACATATACTATCAGCTTTTATACAGAGACTTATCGGGATGCTTTGAAATATTGCGGTAGTCATAGTGGCGAAGATGTTGATAAAGTGAAAGGCGCCGGATTGACTCCTCTTACTACTCCTTCGGGCAGTAAAGCTTTCTCTGAAGCATGGATGATCATAGAATGTAAGAAGATGTTATCCCAGCCGATCACTCCCGGAGCCTTTGATACTCCGGAGTTGAAAGAAGCATGGAAGGATAAATCTTTGCATACGATGTATATCGGTGAGATAATGAATGTGTGGGTCAAATAA